The window AGGGTCAGTCCTAAACCCTAATGGGGTCAATTCCTTCACAGCCTAGAGAAAAGGGCCTGCACTTACTTTCCGCCTTGACACATCTTCCTCCTTAATTTACTTACAATGGTGTGctcaaaaccaaaaataaaaaataaaaaataaaattcccttTTGGAGATTTTAATCTTTGGAGCATAAAGTGTAAGATCcatttaaactaataaaaaaataaaaaaaattggaggaaaagagaaagggaggaaaaaaaaaggtaaaccaTAAAGGAAAAGCAAATGGATTCCccagcaaaataaaaaataaataaagatacaTACACTGATACAGCAGCCCGGTAATCACTGGAGTAATCATTTCAGAATAATAATCTCATCATCCATCATGCTTCACACCCACCCCCATTCCCCTCTCTCTTCATCCTCTACCGTTAGATCTCCCTTTTtacttggtaaaaaaaaaaaaaagaaattgctTTTGTGAAGCATTTTCAGAAACCAAAATCATTCCCAGCTTTTactgtgaaaaaaataataataaaaacaacacCACACACGATCTCCAATACCACAGACCCATGTCTGGCATCCATTCAAACTCTTCCCATCAAAGCCAAGCACACCCGACACCTCTCTCCCTCTCAGACTGTCAGTCATACACACTTATCAAAACAACAccctcttttttctcttttttcccttCAAGCCCGTGAGGCCACAAAGCTCTAATCTTAAATGCATTCCTCTCTTTTTATCTTTTGCTTTCACACAACAAAAAACACACGCTGTTGATCATATGGATACCTCCTCCATGCTTGTAGTCTTCTTCGTTTCTTTCCTCACTCTACTCTTCCAACTCTCTCTTTGCACAACAGTGGTAGTTGATGGAGTTTCTGAATGGAAAAACCCTATTGTTCATGTTGGAGATTCTATCAGTAAGTGCTAAAACCCCACcagatgagttttttttttttttttcgtttttctgGGTTTGTGTAAAACTAATGTATAtgtattttcttgtttgttttcttCAGTTTTCAGACATAGGAATCATTATAATCTCTATGTTTTCCAGAACAGAGAAGCCTTCAATCTCTGTAACTTCACTCAAGCCACACTCCTCACCAAACCCAACTCCACCTCTTACACGGTATGGATATTTTCCCTGCAAATACTGTGTGGAAATGGGAAATTCGTCATTTGGGTTCTTTAGAAATCTCTCAGAATCTCTGTTTCTGATCGTTTTTCTTGTTATAATGCGTAGTGGCACCCATCACGGACTGGCTTCTTCTACTTCTCCTTCAACAATGGCTCTCTCGAAGCATGCCAACAAGCTCAAAAGCTCGCCATAAAGGTGCAGGCCTCTGCAAAGCCGCGGGACAACTGGGCTACTTCGCCGGCGCTACCTCCAAGGGCGGCTCCTGCGCCGACTTCCGGAGGCACGCCAACGTCATCTCCGGTGTATCCATGGCCATTCCGCCCTCATGAGGCGGCTCCACCAAGTGCAGAACCCAGTGCGAGTCCTCCAGCGACGGTGCTTCCGGACAAAGGCGCCGGCATACCGTTTATCAATAGTAATCCGGCGGTTCCTCTGCCGACCGGCGAAGTGGACTCTGCTACCATACGCCCTGTGCCCACTTCTGGCCATGGAGGGTCGGTGCAGGtactttgagattttatttttatttttctttttctttttctggaaatgaaatttttacttttaagacAAGTTGAAATTTACATTTTTGACCTAGATATTTGTGACTACACATATCAAATGAGGAGGGCGTTGATGGGATATTGattggtttcaaattttatgggtGCACATGCAGGTGAAAGTGGTGCAATTTGCAGCTCAAATGAGTGTGGTATGTGTGGTTTTGGTGATGCTGTAAAAAAGTagtacagagagagagagagagagagagagagagagagagagagagagatgcagTGTATGTAAAAAGAAAAGGTGTGTAGGAGAGTGTGCAGCAGGAACAATGGGGTTTGAATCTTGAATCTAAAGTAGCTTTTAGGGTTTTGATAATTACATGTAATGCTGTCCTTGGCCCTACTTCTCAATCATTGctctttcctctttatttttgcCCTGCAATCAATTGCTCCCCCTCCCCTTCTCTCTCATTTCTTTTGTCCACCCTTTCATTAGAAGGAAACAATATGTCACTCTTGGATGAAGTTTTCACAAATCTTTAAGAAAATGTGACATGACATATCTGATGTGCAACACACAGCAGAAAGATAATTTCAGATACAAGATTACAAGAACAATGTGGAGATGGTGTAAAAGGACAGTCTGTGTACAGTGTGTTcatttctcttcctttcttctctcttcagTTGCTTTCATGAACAAACTGAAAACAGACTCCAATCATAATATCATGATTCAAATGCCAAACAACTTCTCATTCTCACTGCTATTACAATGAGTTTACTGAGCCCATTTTCAATGTTATGGCCCCAGACACAGCATATGTATTCTTATAAAAAGGCATGGCCTCCATTTTGGCATTGTACCTATTGCAGTCTTTTGTGGCTTCAAATGGGCTCGGCCCAGACCATTTTGAACCCAAAATTGGCCCATTTCCAGTGGTGATACCTTTTTGATGGTATCCTCAAGTCTAGGAATATAAAATGCTTGTTGACccataagataaaaataacaaagagtTTCATATACTAGAAATTACGACTGTCCATGATTCTAGGCGTCACACGTGTTGGAACTTGGGGGTTGCCTAGGGCATCCAAAGAGACGTTAGCTTCCCGCCAAGGCAAATAACAGGAGAAGTAACCGACTTCTAAATGTTGTAACGAATTAACAAGTAATGAATATGTGCTTATTTTCAGCTCACCATGTCCATTGTTTCTGTATTTAATCTCCCTCACCACTCTTCCACACAATCATCTCTCAAACAATGGAGATTGAATTGGAACTCAGGGTTTCCAGACCCAGTCATGATGCCATCTCCGCCAGCCTTCGCATCACCAAAGATGGCCCCAATCCTCTTTTCTTGTATATGGAAACTGACGAGATGTTCATCCTCACTGCCAATCTCAAAGGTCTTCTTCTCTCACTCTCTTTAAATCTCTCCATATATATACTTGATATTTGATGTATTGTCATGAATATATGTAGGATATCCGAGGGAGAAACTCAATATTAGTATAGACGAAGGTGGGACTCAGATTGCAATTAGTGGGGAGAAGGTGATTACACAGGTGATGACGGTGGGGTGGATAGCGCACAAGAGAGAGGTTGAGGTCAGGAGATTCAGAAAGGTTTTTCGGATTCCAGACGGGGTTGTTCTGGATGGAATCAACGCCAGTTTCAATGAAGAAGAATcggttttgaagattttaatgCCTAAATCGGTGAAAGGAATTAGTGGGGTTAAGATGGAGGAAGTGAAGGAAGAGGACATTGATGGAAGGAGCTATGAAAGGACTCGAGTTGTGGCTGATGAGGTTCCTGAAACAGAGAATCCTAGAGAGACTCTGAAAGAAGAGATAAACAATGTAACGGCAACTGATGAGGTTGAGGGAAGATTGCCCCAAGCTGCTGATACAGAGGAAGAGCCTACTCAGTTGAATGAAGGGGAGGTGCCATCATCCCAAGAAACTCCAGCCAAAGCCAGAAAGGATTCTGATTCAGAAGCAAAAAGTAGAGCAGCGGAGGAGAAATCAGAGGAGTGTGAACAGAGTCCAGAGGCAACTGAATCAACAAAAGTTGAACAAGATCAAGTGACTCAAGGAGCTCAGGTTCAAGAATATAATGCCCATGAGGAAAATGGTGGAGTTGAAACTCATCCATCACAACAACAGCCGAATGCAGAAATTCAAGAAGCGGCCCAGGATCAAACAGAATCACTGAAGTCAGATCATCCTGAAGAAGTTGAAAGAATGGGACATGAAATTCCAGCAGAAACTGATCGAGTAGACCCTCCTGAAGAAAAAGTTGACGACAGACAGGGCTCGTTGGCTCCTTCCAAAAAGTCTAAGCTATGTAGTCCATTCTTTGCAGGATCTGCCATTGTTGTATCAATTATGGTGCTTGTTATTTGCTTAAATCGACCTAAAAGAAGATGAATGATTTCAACTTTATTTGGATTTCTCTTTCGTTCCTTTGGGACTGATAAATATAGATTAATTGGTTTCATTTTATGGGTGGAAATGGTGGTGGAGGTGGGGCTATATGCAGCCGAAGTGAGTGTGTTATGTGTGATTTTGGTAATGCTGTAAAAAGAGTGTTTATCTAGTTGTTTATCCGTAAGATGCCAGCCACATAGGACGGTGAGGTGTCATAGTTTGAGGGGAGAGTCGAGTAGAGTGAGAGGCAAGAGGGGATTGGAGAGAGCGACAATAGAATCATGGAGAGCAACAACAAGAGTCTGAAAATCTTTCTCCTACTTGGTGGGAAATGGAGTTTTTCTTAATAGCATTAGAAAATAGTAACTCCCGTGTTAGTGAATCAATGATGATGAGCTTTTGAGGGTGATACTTGTTATAGAGATAAACGGTccttcctctctctcattttcgcCTAGACCATTCAATGCATGTTATTCCCACCTCAATGAACCTCCAACTCTAGCCACCAAATCAAGACCCTCAAACAGGTCCCAAAATGCTCAATGTTGGGGAGGTTAAGTCCACTCTCAAGATGCACCAAGTTTGTTTTAGATCCTTCAAGCCTTGTTCTCGACTTGGACAAGTGTATCAGTATTAGAGTGTTGTGTAAAAGGTAACACATTCAGAGAGATGTAGGAGATTATCTAGCCACTGGTAAATCATATATCTTATAACATGAGTAAACAATCAATAATCTCAGGTGGGCAAAGTGTAACTTTTACTTAGAGGTATAGTAGGAGTATCCACCCATCGACGACATCTATGTTCCATGAGCATTTAAATAATAAGGGAATTATCTTTGGAGATAGACGTCTATATCCAAATTAATGACGCAATACTATAGTATAGGATCTATGTAGGGAATACATAAATCCATCTATGCATTTGAGATCAAGGTGAGATACATTATATTTCACATTAATGGGAGGTgatcttcctttcttcttctttcttcagtTGCTTTCTCATGAACAAACTAAAAACATACTGCAGTCATAATTCAAATGGTAAGATTACTTCTCACTGCTGTTACAGGTGAGTTCATTGTGCCAACATGAATCCTTTTTCAGGCCAAGGCCCATTTCAATATCATGGCCTCAGACACAGCATAgttttttctcataaaaagtAAATGATCATCCTGGTTTTTTTACTtacattttctttgtttgtcaTCATTCCAACTCatgaatttcttcatcagatcaAGTATATATCTTCACTTTCAACTATCCATGATTCTAGGTTGGGGGTTGCCTAGGGCATCCAAAGAGACGTTAGCTTACCGCCAAAGCAAGTAACATAAGTAAAAccaactttcaaattttaactACAACAAATGCACAAGAAATGAATATGTCCTTTACTCATTCCCCCCACCCCACGCACACACCCTGCCCATTGTTCTTGTATTTAATCTCCCTCACCCACTTTCCAACACAATCATCCATGAAACATGGAGGTCAAAAATCCCGAGGATCTGGTTTTCTCGTCTACAGAAACTGACAC is drawn from Vitis riparia cultivar Riparia Gloire de Montpellier isolate 1030 chromosome 18, EGFV_Vit.rip_1.0, whole genome shotgun sequence and contains these coding sequences:
- the LOC117906606 gene encoding early nodulin-like protein 1, whose product is MDTSSMLVVFFVSFLTLLFQLSLCTTVVVDGVSEWKNPIVHVGDSIIFRHRNHYNLYVFQNREAFNLCNFTQATLLTKPNSTSYTWHPSRTGFFYFSFNNGSLEACQQAQKLAIKVQASAKPRDNWATSPALPPRAAPAPTSGGTPTSSPVYPWPFRPHEAAPPSAEPSASPPATVLPDKGAGIPFINSNPAVPLPTGEVDSATIRPVPTSGHGGSVQVKVVQFAAQMSVVCVVLVML
- the LOC117906604 gene encoding uncharacterized protein LOC117906604; this translates as MEIELELRVSRPSHDAISASLRITKDGPNPLFLYMETDEMFILTANLKGYPREKLNISIDEGGTQIAISGEKVITQVMTVGWIAHKREVEVRRFRKVFRIPDGVVLDGINASFNEEESVLKILMPKSVKGISGVKMEEVKEEDIDGRSYERTRVVADEVPETENPRETLKEEINNVTATDEVEGRLPQAADTEEEPTQLNEGEVPSSQETPAKARKDSDSEAKSRAAEEKSEECEQSPEATESTKVEQDQVTQGAQVQEYNAHEENGGVETHPSQQQPNAEIQEAAQDQTESLKSDHPEEVERMGHEIPAETDRVDPPEEKVDDRQGSLAPSKKSKLCSPFFAGSAIVVSIMVLVICLNRPKRR